The proteins below come from a single Pseudarthrobacter sp. SSS035 genomic window:
- the dapC gene encoding succinyldiaminopimelate transaminase → MTAAVNSFGLSLPDYPWEAMAPYLAKASEHAGGAVNLSIGTPVDPTPALIQDALRAAADAPGYPTVHGTVPLREAIAAWFERRRGVPGLDPKNIMPTVGSKELVAWLPLLLGLKPGDVVVRPKVAYPTYDIGATFAGVTSVATDHLDELDNATRARVRLIWVNSPGNPTGSVRDVESLKALVAQARELGAVVASDECYAELGWGAWDAQRGGEPVPSILDPRVSGGSHEGLLAVYSLSKQSNVAGYRAAFVAGDPAIMANLVNSRKHAGMIVPYPVQEAMRVALGEDTHVQAQKDLYRGRRERLVPALQGFGLEIKDSDAGLYLWSTAGEGTWDTVARLAERGIVVGPGVFYGEAGNRFVRVALTGTDERIDAAVARLATTP, encoded by the coding sequence TTGACCGCAGCCGTGAACAGCTTTGGCCTGAGCCTGCCCGACTACCCGTGGGAGGCCATGGCGCCGTACCTGGCCAAAGCCTCCGAGCACGCTGGCGGGGCCGTGAACCTGTCGATCGGCACGCCTGTCGACCCCACTCCCGCTTTGATCCAGGATGCCCTCAGGGCCGCCGCGGACGCCCCGGGATACCCCACGGTCCACGGCACCGTTCCGTTGCGGGAAGCCATTGCGGCGTGGTTCGAGCGGCGCCGCGGCGTCCCCGGCCTGGACCCTAAGAACATCATGCCCACCGTCGGCTCCAAGGAGCTGGTGGCGTGGCTGCCGCTCCTGCTCGGGCTGAAACCGGGCGACGTCGTCGTCCGCCCCAAAGTTGCCTACCCCACCTATGACATCGGGGCTACTTTCGCCGGCGTCACCTCCGTCGCTACCGACCACCTCGACGAGTTGGACAATGCCACCCGCGCACGCGTGCGGCTGATCTGGGTAAACTCCCCGGGCAACCCCACAGGAAGCGTCAGGGATGTTGAGTCCCTCAAAGCGCTTGTGGCCCAGGCCCGCGAACTGGGCGCCGTAGTGGCCTCGGACGAGTGCTACGCCGAACTCGGGTGGGGCGCGTGGGACGCACAGCGCGGCGGCGAGCCCGTGCCCAGCATCCTGGATCCGCGCGTTTCCGGCGGGTCCCACGAGGGCCTTCTGGCGGTGTACTCGCTGAGCAAGCAGTCCAACGTGGCAGGTTACCGCGCAGCGTTTGTGGCCGGTGACCCGGCCATCATGGCCAACCTCGTCAACAGCCGCAAGCATGCCGGCATGATCGTCCCCTACCCCGTGCAGGAAGCCATGCGGGTTGCGTTGGGCGAGGACACCCACGTCCAGGCCCAGAAGGACCTCTACCGCGGACGCCGGGAGCGCCTGGTGCCGGCTTTGCAGGGCTTCGGGCTGGAGATCAAGGATTCCGACGCCGGACTGTACCTTTGGTCCACCGCCGGAGAGGGCACCTGGGACACCGTGGCCCGGCTTGCTGAGCGGGGCATCGTGGTGGGGCCAGGCGTCTTTTACGGCGAAGCCGGCAACCGGTTTGTGCGTGTCGCATTAACGGGCACGGATGAACGGATTGACGCCGCAGTGGCCAGACTGGCCACGACGCCGTAA
- a CDS encoding ABC transporter permease, giving the protein MVRFILRRLLQVIPVFIGTTLLVYYMVFALPGDPIAALFGDRQPPQAVIDTLRSQYHLDEPFWVQYWLFLQNLFTFNLGNDFTGQPIAASLARVFPVTAMLAVEALAIQAIFGVAFGVFAGLRRGGWFDSTILVVSLVVIAVPTFVLGFVFQLVFGVQLGWAKPTVGANADWGSLLLPAVVLGLVSFAYVLRLTRASVSENMNADYVRTATAKGLSRPRVVIAHILRNSLIPVVTYLGANLGGLMGGAIVTEGIFNVPGVGNKLYQAVLRSEGPTIVSIVSVLVLVFVVANLLVDLLYAWLDPRIRYDQ; this is encoded by the coding sequence GTGGTCCGCTTTATTCTGAGACGACTCCTCCAAGTGATCCCCGTCTTCATAGGCACCACGCTTTTGGTTTACTACATGGTCTTCGCCCTTCCCGGCGATCCCATTGCGGCGCTCTTCGGAGACCGTCAGCCCCCGCAAGCGGTCATCGATACCCTGCGCAGCCAGTACCACCTGGACGAACCTTTCTGGGTCCAGTACTGGCTCTTCCTGCAGAACCTCTTCACGTTCAACCTCGGCAACGACTTCACCGGCCAGCCCATCGCGGCCAGCCTGGCACGGGTCTTCCCCGTGACGGCAATGCTCGCCGTTGAAGCACTGGCCATCCAGGCAATCTTCGGCGTTGCCTTCGGCGTCTTCGCCGGCCTCCGCCGCGGCGGCTGGTTTGACTCCACCATCCTGGTGGTCTCGCTGGTCGTCATCGCGGTCCCCACATTTGTTCTGGGTTTTGTTTTTCAACTCGTCTTTGGCGTACAACTCGGGTGGGCGAAACCCACGGTCGGCGCCAACGCCGACTGGGGCAGCCTGCTGCTTCCTGCAGTGGTCCTCGGCCTGGTGTCGTTCGCCTATGTTCTTCGCCTGACCCGCGCCTCTGTCAGTGAAAACATGAACGCCGACTACGTTCGAACTGCCACCGCCAAAGGCCTGTCGCGGCCGCGCGTGGTCATCGCACACATCCTGCGCAACTCGTTGATCCCGGTGGTGACGTACCTGGGCGCAAACCTTGGCGGTCTGATGGGCGGTGCCATCGTGACCGAGGGCATCTTCAACGTCCCCGGCGTCGGCAACAAGCTCTACCAGGCCGTATTGCGCAGCGAAGGCCCCACGATCGTCTCCATCGTCAGCGTCCTGGTGCTGGTCTTCGTGGTGGCCAACCTGCTCGTTGATCTCCTGTATGCCTGGCTTGACCCGAGGATCCGTTATGACCAGTAA
- a CDS encoding ABC transporter ATP-binding protein yields MTTPEIHIDEAGHAGVKPLLEIRDLAITFTTGSGEVQAVRNAHLTIMPGETVAIVGESGSGKSTTALAAIGLLPNNGRVSAGQILLDGEDIAHATEQRMIELRGNTIGMVPQDPMSNLNPVWKIGYQVKETLRANGRPSGPDDIAQVLSEAGLPDAHRRAKQYPHEFSGGMRQRALIAIGLSCQPRLLIADEPTSALDVTVQRQILDHLDSMTTDLGTAVLLITHDLGLAAERADKVVVMYRGQVVEAGPSLALLQNPQHPYTKRLVESAPSLASRRIQVAKEQGLEPSDLLAPAAEASAADNVLQIQDLRKVYKLRQGLGKTTDFAAVDGVSFDVKRGTTTAIVGESGSGKSTVAKMVLQLEKPTDGKILFDGVDTSLLKAPELFKFRRRVQPIFQDPYGSLDPMYNIFRTIEEPLRVHKIGDKASREKKVRQLLDHVALPQSSMQRFPNELSGGQRQRVAIARALALDPEVIICDEAVSALDVLVQAQVLNLLADLQANLGLTYLFITHDLAVVRQIADHVCVMEKGKLVETGSTDDVFESPQQEYTKALLNAIPGAKLMLPPEVA; encoded by the coding sequence ATGACCACTCCAGAAATCCACATCGATGAGGCCGGGCATGCGGGAGTGAAACCGCTGCTGGAAATCCGAGACCTGGCCATCACGTTCACCACCGGCAGCGGTGAAGTCCAGGCCGTCCGCAACGCGCACCTGACCATCATGCCGGGCGAAACAGTGGCTATCGTGGGGGAGTCGGGCTCGGGCAAGTCGACGACGGCACTCGCTGCCATCGGCCTGCTGCCCAACAACGGCCGCGTTTCCGCCGGGCAGATCCTGCTCGACGGCGAGGACATTGCCCACGCCACGGAGCAGCGGATGATCGAACTGCGGGGCAATACGATCGGCATGGTCCCGCAGGACCCGATGTCCAACCTGAACCCGGTCTGGAAAATCGGCTACCAGGTCAAGGAAACCCTTCGCGCCAACGGCCGGCCCAGTGGACCGGATGATATCGCCCAAGTGCTGTCCGAGGCGGGACTGCCGGATGCCCACCGGCGCGCCAAGCAGTATCCGCATGAGTTCTCCGGGGGTATGCGCCAGCGCGCCCTCATTGCCATCGGGCTGTCCTGCCAGCCGCGCCTCCTGATCGCGGATGAGCCGACGTCGGCACTGGACGTCACCGTCCAGCGGCAGATCCTGGATCATCTGGACTCCATGACCACGGACCTGGGCACAGCAGTCCTGCTGATCACCCATGACCTGGGGCTGGCCGCAGAACGGGCGGACAAAGTTGTGGTGATGTACCGGGGCCAGGTGGTGGAGGCAGGTCCTTCGCTGGCTTTGCTCCAGAACCCGCAGCATCCGTATACCAAGCGGCTGGTTGAGTCTGCGCCGTCACTGGCGAGCCGAAGGATCCAGGTCGCCAAGGAGCAGGGTCTCGAACCGTCAGACCTGCTGGCTCCTGCTGCGGAGGCATCTGCCGCGGACAACGTCCTGCAGATCCAGGACCTGCGCAAGGTCTACAAGCTCCGCCAGGGGCTAGGAAAAACGACGGACTTCGCGGCCGTTGACGGGGTGAGCTTCGACGTCAAAAGGGGTACCACCACCGCTATCGTGGGGGAGTCCGGCTCGGGCAAGTCCACCGTGGCAAAAATGGTGCTTCAGCTCGAAAAGCCTACCGATGGGAAGATCCTTTTCGACGGCGTCGACACGTCGTTGCTGAAGGCGCCTGAACTTTTCAAGTTCAGGCGGCGGGTGCAGCCCATTTTCCAGGATCCGTACGGTTCCCTGGACCCGATGTACAACATCTTCCGCACCATCGAAGAGCCGTTGCGCGTCCACAAGATCGGCGACAAAGCGAGCCGGGAGAAGAAGGTCCGCCAGCTGCTCGACCATGTGGCGCTGCCGCAATCAAGCATGCAGCGGTTCCCGAACGAGCTCTCCGGCGGCCAGCGCCAGCGCGTTGCCATTGCCCGTGCTCTGGCACTGGATCCGGAAGTGATCATCTGTGACGAAGCAGTGTCAGCCCTGGATGTGCTGGTCCAGGCGCAGGTGCTGAACCTGCTCGCGGACCTGCAGGCCAACCTCGGGCTGACGTACCTCTTCATCACCCATGACCTGGCTGTGGTGCGGCAGATTGCCGACCACGTCTGTGTGATGGAAAAGGGCAAGCTGGTGGAGACCGGTTCCACGGACGATGTCTTCGAGTCCCCTCAGCAGGAGTACACCAAAGCACTGCTCAATGCCATTCCCGGTGCGAAGCTGATGCTTCCGCCCGAAGTGGCCTGA
- a CDS encoding ABC transporter substrate-binding protein, with protein sequence MRFTRTSKALGMVAIAALALTGCGAGGGSNDGASQSAGDPNKVITAYSNEPQNPLLPANTNEVYGGRVVELLFEGLRSYDADGKPVNSLAESIESPDAQNWTIKIKQGQKFTNGEAITAKTFVDSWNFAANSKNLQNNGFFFESIDGYADVSAVTTEKAADGKTTTTPAPTAETMSGLTAKDDSTLTVKLAQPEADWSLRLGYSAFFPLPSAALADPKTFGENPVGNGPYKFEKTGSWVHDQSISLVKNADYSGPRESKNGGVTFKFYTDPGPAYTDLQGNNLDVTDVLPSNALKTYVTDFQDRNATKAVATDSTLNIPGYNPNFQGEAGKLRRQALSYAINREEIAKVVFNGTRTPAKAFAPPVIDGFKADLKGSEVLKFDAAKAKDLWAQADKIQPYDASKPLQIASNTDGGNKEWIDAVANGFKNNLGIQAEIQPFAKFAEVLNLRKSQSLPGLSRAGWQGDYPSLYNFLGPVWATGASSNYEKYSNPEFDKLLQEGLAAKTTDAANDKFNQAQEILFEDLPGLPLWDQAKPIVWSENVVKAETGWNGGILYYNITAK encoded by the coding sequence ATGCGTTTCACGCGCACTTCCAAAGCACTCGGCATGGTGGCGATCGCTGCCCTTGCCCTGACCGGCTGCGGCGCCGGAGGCGGCAGCAATGATGGTGCCAGCCAGTCGGCCGGCGATCCCAACAAGGTGATCACCGCGTACAGCAACGAACCACAGAACCCCTTGCTGCCGGCAAATACGAACGAAGTTTACGGCGGTCGCGTTGTCGAGCTGCTGTTCGAAGGCCTTCGCAGCTACGACGCCGACGGCAAGCCGGTCAACTCGCTTGCAGAGTCCATTGAGTCGCCTGACGCCCAGAACTGGACGATCAAGATCAAGCAGGGCCAGAAGTTCACGAACGGCGAAGCGATCACCGCCAAGACGTTCGTTGATTCCTGGAACTTCGCCGCGAACTCCAAGAACCTGCAGAACAACGGATTCTTCTTCGAGTCCATCGATGGCTATGCAGATGTCTCGGCCGTGACCACCGAAAAAGCGGCTGATGGCAAGACGACCACCACGCCGGCGCCCACCGCCGAAACGATGTCAGGGCTGACGGCCAAAGACGATTCGACGCTTACGGTGAAGCTGGCGCAGCCGGAAGCTGACTGGTCGCTCCGCCTTGGCTACTCGGCATTCTTCCCGCTGCCGTCCGCAGCGTTGGCGGATCCGAAGACCTTCGGCGAAAACCCCGTAGGCAACGGTCCGTACAAGTTCGAAAAGACCGGATCCTGGGTACACGACCAGTCGATCTCCCTCGTCAAGAACGCCGACTACAGCGGTCCCCGCGAGTCGAAGAACGGCGGCGTGACCTTCAAGTTCTACACCGATCCGGGCCCCGCATACACGGATCTTCAGGGCAACAACCTGGACGTCACCGATGTACTGCCGTCCAACGCACTGAAGACCTACGTCACGGACTTCCAGGACCGCAACGCCACCAAGGCCGTGGCCACCGACTCCACCCTGAACATCCCGGGTTACAACCCGAACTTCCAGGGTGAAGCCGGCAAGCTGCGCCGCCAGGCTCTGTCCTACGCCATCAACCGCGAAGAGATCGCCAAGGTAGTCTTCAACGGAACCCGCACCCCGGCCAAGGCCTTCGCCCCGCCGGTCATCGACGGCTTCAAGGCAGACCTCAAGGGCAGTGAGGTCCTCAAGTTCGACGCTGCCAAGGCCAAGGACCTGTGGGCCCAGGCTGACAAGATCCAGCCGTACGACGCCTCCAAGCCCCTGCAGATTGCCTCCAACACCGATGGTGGCAACAAGGAATGGATCGACGCCGTAGCCAACGGCTTCAAGAACAACCTCGGCATCCAGGCCGAAATCCAGCCCTTCGCCAAGTTCGCTGAAGTACTGAACCTGCGCAAGTCCCAGTCCCTCCCGGGCCTGAGCCGCGCCGGCTGGCAGGGCGACTACCCGTCGCTCTACAACTTCCTCGGACCGGTCTGGGCAACGGGCGCATCCTCCAACTACGAGAAGTACTCGAACCCCGAGTTCGACAAACTGCTCCAAGAAGGACTTGCCGCCAAGACCACCGATGCGGCGAACGACAAGTTCAACCAGGCCCAGGAGATCCTCTTCGAGGACCTGCCCGGACTGCCGCTCTGGGACCAGGCAAAGCCGATCGTATGGAGCGAAAACGTTGTGAAGGCCGAAACCGGCTGGAATGGCGGAATCCTCTACTACAACATCACGGCCAAGTAG
- a CDS encoding ABC transporter permease, whose product MTSNNSHFVAPIDETPLLATDTVRTDQAPLSLWADAWRKLRRRPLFIISALLILALAVVALFPGLFSSVAPNDGCVLANSEGGPTDGHPFGFTFQGCDIYSRVVHGTQASLSVGLLSVLCVLVIGVTVGALAGYYGGWIDAVLARLGDIFFALPLILGALVITQLPFFRENKGVWSVVFVISLLAWPQMARITRGAVIEVRNADFVTAARSLGVSKFGALVRHVLPNALAPIIVLATLELGVFIVAEATLSFLGIGLPQSIMSWGNDIAGAQASIRTRPEIMLYPAAALSITVLSFIMLGDAVRDALDPKSRQR is encoded by the coding sequence ATGACCAGTAATAACAGCCACTTTGTGGCGCCCATCGACGAAACTCCGTTGCTGGCAACCGACACCGTCAGGACAGACCAAGCTCCGCTGAGCCTGTGGGCCGATGCCTGGCGCAAGCTCCGCCGTCGTCCGCTGTTCATTATTTCGGCGCTTCTCATCCTGGCACTTGCCGTGGTGGCGCTGTTCCCGGGCCTTTTTTCGTCCGTCGCTCCGAACGACGGCTGCGTACTGGCCAACTCGGAAGGCGGCCCCACGGACGGGCATCCCTTCGGGTTCACCTTCCAGGGCTGCGACATCTATTCCCGCGTCGTCCACGGAACCCAGGCTTCGCTTTCAGTGGGCCTGCTCTCCGTGCTCTGCGTCCTGGTTATCGGTGTGACCGTTGGAGCCCTTGCCGGCTACTACGGCGGTTGGATCGATGCGGTGCTTGCCCGCCTCGGCGACATCTTCTTTGCCCTGCCCCTGATTCTTGGTGCACTGGTGATCACCCAGTTGCCCTTTTTCCGTGAAAACAAGGGCGTTTGGAGTGTTGTGTTTGTCATTTCGCTGCTGGCTTGGCCGCAGATGGCACGCATCACGCGCGGCGCGGTCATTGAAGTGCGCAATGCCGACTTTGTGACGGCCGCCCGCTCATTGGGCGTTTCAAAGTTTGGCGCGCTGGTCCGCCACGTCCTCCCTAACGCCCTGGCCCCGATTATCGTCCTGGCCACCCTGGAACTGGGCGTCTTCATCGTCGCGGAAGCCACCCTGTCCTTCCTGGGCATCGGCCTGCCGCAGAGCATCATGTCCTGGGGCAACGACATCGCGGGTGCACAGGCTTCCATTCGAACCAGGCCGGAAATCATGCTCTATCCGGCGGCGGCGCTGTCCATTACCGTTCTGAGCTTTATCATGCTCGGCGACGCGGTACGTGACGCCCTCGATCCGAAGAGCCGCCAGCGATGA
- a CDS encoding citrate synthase — protein MTETNSATLHHAGGELKLPRIQVVEGNEGYDVSKLLKQTGAVTFDPGFMNTAATTSAITYIDGDAGILRYRGYPIEQLAQHSSFLEVSYLLIYGNLPTPTELEEFDQKIRRHTLLHEELKGFFSGFPRDAHPMPVLSSAVSALSTFYQDSLDPFNAEQVEVSTIRLMAKMPVIAAYAHKKSIGQPMLYPDNSHNLVENFMRLSFGLPAEQYEVDPVIAKALDLLLILHADHEQNCSTSTVRLVGSSNANLFASVSAGINALFGPAHGGANEAVLKMLRQIQADGTKPEDYMEKVKNKEDGVRLMGFGHRVYKNYDPRAKIVKATAHEILSKLGGNDELLEIAMRLEEKALNDDYFIQRKLYPNVDFYTGLIYKAMGFPEKMFTVLFAIGRLPGWIAQWREMISDPNTKIGRPRQLYIGEPERDYPVR, from the coding sequence ATGACTGAGACCAACAGCGCAACCCTGCACCATGCAGGAGGCGAGCTCAAGCTCCCGCGCATCCAGGTTGTTGAAGGAAACGAAGGCTACGACGTTTCCAAGCTGCTCAAGCAGACGGGCGCAGTCACCTTTGACCCCGGCTTCATGAACACCGCAGCAACCACGTCCGCTATCACCTACATCGACGGTGACGCCGGCATCCTGCGTTACCGCGGGTACCCCATCGAGCAGCTGGCACAGCACTCCAGTTTCCTCGAGGTGTCCTACCTGCTGATCTACGGCAACCTGCCGACCCCCACGGAGCTGGAAGAGTTCGACCAGAAGATCCGCCGCCACACCCTCCTGCACGAAGAGCTCAAGGGCTTCTTCAGCGGCTTCCCGCGCGACGCGCACCCGATGCCCGTGCTGTCCTCGGCTGTTTCGGCGCTGTCCACCTTCTACCAGGACTCCCTGGACCCGTTCAACGCCGAGCAGGTGGAGGTCTCCACCATCCGCCTGATGGCCAAGATGCCGGTCATCGCCGCCTACGCGCACAAGAAGTCCATTGGCCAGCCGATGCTGTACCCGGACAACTCCCACAACCTCGTGGAGAACTTCATGCGCCTGAGCTTCGGCCTTCCGGCCGAACAGTACGAAGTTGACCCCGTCATCGCCAAGGCGCTGGATCTCCTCCTGATCCTGCACGCCGACCACGAGCAGAACTGTTCCACCTCCACCGTGCGCCTGGTGGGCTCCTCCAACGCCAACCTCTTCGCCTCGGTGTCAGCCGGCATCAACGCCCTCTTCGGCCCGGCCCACGGCGGCGCCAACGAAGCCGTGCTGAAGATGCTCCGCCAGATCCAGGCCGACGGCACCAAGCCCGAGGACTACATGGAGAAGGTCAAGAACAAGGAAGACGGCGTCCGCCTCATGGGTTTCGGACACCGCGTCTACAAGAACTACGATCCGCGCGCCAAGATCGTCAAGGCCACGGCCCACGAGATCCTCAGCAAGCTCGGCGGCAACGACGAACTGCTCGAGATCGCCATGCGCCTGGAAGAGAAAGCCCTGAACGATGACTACTTCATCCAGCGCAAGCTCTACCCGAACGTGGACTTCTACACCGGCCTGATTTACAAGGCCATGGGCTTCCCGGAGAAGATGTTCACCGTGCTGTTCGCGATCGGCCGCCTGCCGGGCTGGATCGCCCAGTGGCGTGAAATGATCAGCGACCCGAACACCAAGATCGGCCGCCCGCGCCAGCTGTACATCGGCGAGCCCGAGCGCGACTACCCGGTCCGCTGA
- the typA gene encoding translational GTPase TypA: MSETTTNTAVATASRSDLRNVAIVAHVDHGKTTLVDAMLKQTNSFAEHNHLEDRVMDSGDLEREKGITILAKNTTVAYNGPSSNGETITINVIDTPGHADFGGEVERGLSMVDGVVLLVDASEGPLPQTRFVLRKALAAHLPVILLVNKTDRPDARIEEVVHESMDLLLGLASDLADEVPDLDLDKILEVPVVYAAARVGRASLDQPADGSAPDNEDLEPLFKTIIEHIPAPTYNPNGVLQAHVTNLDASPFLGRLALLRIYNGTLRKGQTVAWARANGELKNVKITELLATKALDRVPTESAGPGEIVAVAGIEEITIGETLTDVDNPQPLPLITVDDPAISMTIGINTSPLAGRVKGAKVTARQVKDRLDKELIGNVSIKVLPTERPDAWEVQGRGELALAILVEQMRREGFELTVGKPQVVTKTVDGKIHEPMEHMTIDVPEEYLGAVTQLMAARKGRMTNMANHGTGWCRMEFIVPARGLIGFRTKFLTDTRGAGIAASIAEGYEPWAGPIEYRTNGSIVADRSGVVTPFAMIKLQERMSFFVQPTSEVYEGMIVGENSRADDMDVNITREKQLTNMRAASSDTFENMTPPRNLTLEESLEFAREDECVEVTPESIRIRKLILDASERAKSTRARAKA; this comes from the coding sequence ATGTCTGAAACCACCACCAACACCGCGGTAGCCACTGCATCGCGCAGTGACCTCCGCAACGTCGCGATCGTGGCCCACGTTGACCACGGCAAGACCACTCTGGTCGACGCCATGCTCAAGCAGACCAACTCCTTTGCCGAACACAACCACCTCGAAGACCGCGTCATGGATTCCGGTGACCTGGAACGCGAAAAGGGCATCACCATCCTGGCCAAGAACACCACCGTGGCCTACAACGGACCGTCCTCCAACGGTGAAACCATCACCATCAACGTCATCGACACCCCCGGCCACGCCGACTTCGGCGGCGAAGTAGAGCGCGGCCTGTCCATGGTGGACGGCGTTGTACTCCTCGTGGACGCTTCCGAGGGCCCGCTGCCCCAGACCCGCTTTGTGCTGCGCAAGGCCCTGGCCGCGCACCTGCCGGTTATCCTCCTCGTCAACAAGACGGACCGCCCCGACGCCCGCATCGAGGAAGTTGTCCACGAGTCCATGGACCTCCTCCTGGGCCTCGCCTCGGACCTCGCCGACGAAGTTCCGGACCTGGACCTGGACAAGATCCTTGAAGTTCCGGTTGTCTACGCAGCAGCGAGGGTGGGCCGCGCCTCCCTGGACCAGCCCGCCGACGGCTCCGCTCCGGACAACGAAGACCTTGAGCCGCTGTTCAAGACCATCATCGAGCACATCCCGGCCCCGACGTACAACCCGAACGGTGTCCTCCAGGCCCACGTCACCAACCTGGACGCCTCCCCGTTCCTGGGCCGCCTCGCGTTGCTGCGCATCTACAACGGCACCCTGCGCAAGGGCCAGACCGTTGCCTGGGCCCGCGCCAACGGAGAGCTCAAGAACGTCAAGATCACCGAACTGCTGGCCACCAAGGCACTGGACCGTGTTCCCACCGAGTCTGCAGGTCCGGGCGAAATCGTCGCCGTTGCCGGTATCGAGGAAATCACCATTGGTGAGACCCTGACCGACGTCGACAACCCGCAGCCGCTCCCGCTGATCACCGTTGACGATCCCGCCATCTCCATGACCATCGGCATCAACACCTCGCCGCTGGCCGGCCGGGTCAAGGGCGCCAAGGTCACGGCCCGCCAGGTCAAGGACCGCCTGGACAAGGAACTGATCGGTAACGTCTCCATCAAGGTTCTCCCCACCGAGCGTCCCGACGCCTGGGAAGTCCAGGGCCGTGGCGAGCTGGCGCTGGCCATCCTGGTTGAGCAGATGCGACGTGAAGGCTTCGAACTGACTGTCGGCAAGCCGCAGGTTGTCACCAAGACCGTCGACGGCAAGATCCACGAGCCGATGGAGCACATGACCATCGACGTGCCGGAAGAGTACCTCGGTGCCGTCACCCAGCTGATGGCTGCCCGCAAGGGCCGCATGACCAACATGGCCAACCACGGCACCGGCTGGTGCCGCATGGAGTTCATCGTTCCGGCCCGCGGCCTGATCGGGTTCCGCACCAAGTTCCTCACGGACACCCGCGGCGCCGGCATCGCAGCCTCCATCGCCGAGGGCTACGAGCCGTGGGCCGGCCCCATCGAGTACCGCACCAACGGTTCGATCGTGGCTGACCGCTCTGGCGTGGTCACCCCGTTCGCGATGATCAAGCTCCAGGAACGCATGTCATTCTTCGTGCAGCCCACCTCCGAGGTCTACGAAGGCATGATCGTTGGCGAGAACTCACGCGCCGATGACATGGACGTGAACATCACCAGGGAAAAGCAGCTCACCAACATGCGTGCAGCGTCCTCGGACACCTTCGAGAACATGACGCCGCCGCGCAACCTGACTCTGGAAGAATCCTTGGAATTCGCCCGCGAAGACGAGTGCGTCGAGGTGACCCCGGAGTCCATCCGTATCCGGAAGCTCATCCTGGACGCCAGCGAACGCGCCAAGTCCACCCGGGCACGCGCCAAGGCCTAG
- a CDS encoding SGNH/GDSL hydrolase family protein, translating into MRKASALTRFVASGIAVAALLGGCGQTPAATPDSGAPSPAQAAAAGAYQARGGDPLGLPAGSVYRNPASGRDEVVVPDMRHTALLIGDSQSEPTDGWPRLGLAAVGYKVHFCGLGGTGFVASNGKTGNYIDALQRGDWKLPYGTPALIVIQGGGNDASHGATDAQIVANADRLIGALRERYPGARMAMIGTLARGANYGGGRRTQVDALLGTVSARNGIPFVGVGDWLSKYNLAKNLADAVHMDAAGRRSLGGLLGSRLRQLGLEGPPLDGTAPVAATPAD; encoded by the coding sequence ATGCGAAAAGCCTCGGCTCTGACCCGCTTTGTCGCCTCTGGAATCGCGGTAGCCGCGCTCCTGGGCGGCTGCGGACAGACCCCAGCAGCCACACCGGACTCCGGCGCGCCATCCCCGGCGCAGGCGGCCGCGGCCGGCGCTTACCAGGCCCGCGGTGGCGATCCGCTCGGCCTGCCTGCCGGTTCTGTGTACCGCAACCCGGCCAGCGGGCGTGACGAGGTGGTGGTGCCGGACATGCGGCACACTGCCCTCCTGATCGGCGATTCCCAATCCGAACCTACTGACGGGTGGCCACGCCTTGGCCTTGCCGCCGTTGGTTACAAGGTCCACTTCTGCGGGCTCGGAGGAACGGGATTCGTGGCATCAAACGGCAAGACGGGCAACTACATCGACGCCTTGCAGCGCGGCGACTGGAAGCTGCCGTACGGGACGCCCGCGCTGATCGTCATCCAGGGCGGCGGCAACGATGCCTCGCACGGCGCTACCGATGCCCAGATCGTGGCCAACGCCGACCGGCTGATCGGCGCACTCCGGGAACGCTACCCAGGCGCCAGGATGGCCATGATCGGCACCCTGGCCCGCGGCGCCAACTACGGTGGCGGGCGGAGGACGCAGGTAGACGCGCTGCTGGGCACGGTGTCCGCCAGGAACGGCATACCCTTTGTGGGCGTGGGCGACTGGCTGTCGAAGTACAACCTCGCGAAGAACCTGGCAGATGCCGTCCACATGGACGCCGCAGGCCGCAGGTCATTGGGCGGGCTGCTTGGATCCAGGCTCAGGCAGCTGGGGCTCGAAGGCCCACCGCTGGACGGAACAGCCCCGGTGGCAGCCACCCCAGCGGACTGA
- the fdxA gene encoding ferredoxin, with protein MTYVIAQPCVDVKDKACIEECPVDCIYEGERSLYIHPDECVDCGACEPVCPVEAIYYEDDTPEEWADYYKANVEFFDDLGSPGGAAKVGNTGKDHPMIAALPLQNQDH; from the coding sequence GTGACGTACGTAATCGCGCAGCCGTGTGTAGATGTCAAGGACAAGGCATGTATCGAGGAATGCCCCGTTGACTGCATCTATGAGGGTGAGCGTTCCTTGTACATCCACCCCGATGAGTGTGTCGACTGTGGTGCCTGCGAGCCGGTGTGCCCGGTGGAGGCCATCTACTACGAGGATGACACCCCCGAGGAGTGGGCCGACTACTACAAGGCCAACGTCGAATTCTTCGATGACCTGGGCTCGCCGGGTGGCGCCGCCAAGGTGGGCAACACGGGCAAGGATCACCCGATGATCGCCGCCCTGCCGCTGCAGAACCAAGACCACTGA